Proteins from a genomic interval of Paenibacillus sp. FSL H8-0048:
- a CDS encoding ABC transporter substrate-binding protein gives MNKRKIALVSTMLVTALTGCSSAASNDSSANTGESGAKQETLRIAMGSPGEGLIKVWETIGKEFEAQHQGIKVEFNYQDDDTYQTIGLPNLLSGKNAPDLYFEWAGQRLQTRVTDGYAADITDQLESSGLKDMFAEGTFNGMVIDGKTYMIPTAGDVTNVIFYSKKVFNDLGLQPPATWEEFLKVCETIKQAGITPLVIGNSDLWTAGNWVAHILSRVAGEDAYSEAMQLKQPFNSPDFAKAYGYVKELWDKGYINENITAASDSEADMLFLNGSGAMHPIGSWLAATAVEETPDLELGYFNTPAMPDGKGNQESVIGVLNGMVVNKNSKLIDEAIEFMKLYSSPESSKKLSDAGAVPITKDGIDKETMLPLSLELNDLMENAPVLVSPPDTGYSIEVANALNMATSKVIGGAESPEAALAELETTIAPLKK, from the coding sequence ATGAACAAAAGGAAGATTGCACTGGTCTCAACGATGCTGGTTACCGCCTTGACGGGCTGCTCTTCTGCAGCCTCTAATGACAGCTCAGCCAATACCGGCGAGTCCGGTGCTAAGCAGGAAACCCTCCGGATTGCTATGGGCTCGCCCGGCGAAGGCCTGATCAAGGTCTGGGAGACGATCGGCAAGGAGTTCGAGGCACAGCATCAGGGGATTAAGGTGGAATTCAACTATCAGGACGATGACACGTATCAGACGATTGGATTGCCCAATCTACTAAGCGGCAAGAACGCTCCTGACTTGTACTTCGAATGGGCCGGACAGCGTCTGCAGACCAGAGTCACGGACGGGTATGCCGCAGATATTACAGACCAGCTCGAGAGCTCAGGACTGAAGGATATGTTCGCCGAAGGGACCTTCAATGGGATGGTGATCGACGGCAAGACATATATGATTCCTACTGCGGGCGATGTGACGAACGTAATCTTTTACAGTAAAAAGGTGTTCAATGATCTGGGCCTTCAGCCGCCAGCCACCTGGGAGGAATTCCTGAAGGTATGCGAGACTATTAAGCAGGCAGGCATCACCCCGCTCGTGATTGGCAACTCCGATCTGTGGACAGCAGGCAACTGGGTTGCCCATATCCTCTCACGCGTTGCGGGCGAGGACGCCTACAGCGAGGCTATGCAGCTCAAGCAGCCGTTCAATTCCCCTGATTTCGCCAAAGCCTATGGTTATGTGAAGGAGCTCTGGGATAAGGGCTATATTAATGAGAACATTACTGCCGCAAGCGACAGTGAAGCGGATATGCTGTTCCTGAACGGCAGCGGTGCCATGCATCCGATCGGCAGCTGGCTGGCTGCAACCGCAGTGGAAGAAACCCCCGACCTTGAGCTGGGCTACTTCAATACGCCGGCCATGCCGGACGGCAAGGGCAATCAGGAGAGCGTCATCGGCGTGTTGAACGGAATGGTGGTCAATAAGAACTCCAAGCTGATCGACGAGGCCATCGAATTCATGAAGCTGTACAGCTCCCCCGAATCCTCCAAAAAGCTCTCTGACGCCGGTGCTGTGCCGATTACCAAGGACGGGATCGACAAGGAGACCATGCTTCCGCTCTCGCTGGAGTTGAACGATCTGATGGAGAATGCCCCGGTGCTTGTGTCGCCGCCCGATACCGGCTATTCCATTGAGGTCGCCAACGCGCTTAATATGGCCACCTCTAAGGTTATCGGAGGCGCGGAGTCCCCTGAAGCTGCTCTGGCTGAGCTGGAGACCACCATTGCCCCTCTGAAAAAATAA
- a CDS encoding carbohydrate ABC transporter permease: MTTTALDIKKQSYNSGEAARRRPFPHILYYLFMIVISCFYAYPILWLILSSFRENREIFSSPFALPEQIHLQNWSKAWTVGNMSTYASNSVIVTSVTVAGILLFASLAAFAFSKLRFRGSSLLMLLFVFGLFMPLQSFFIAQSYIFEQLNLKDSYMGLILPYIGTGLPLAIFLLKAYLDSIPKELLEAARIDGCGDWRMYGRIILPLLIPNMATVGIFSALNAWNELLLAMLYIQDDSLKTIPVGLLAFSSRYMTDYKLLFSALAMITLPMIIVYLFFHRYIVAGLTEGALK; encoded by the coding sequence TTGACGACCACGGCCCTGGATATCAAGAAACAATCCTATAACAGCGGGGAAGCCGCCCGCCGCAGACCGTTCCCGCATATCCTGTATTATCTGTTCATGATCGTCATCTCCTGCTTCTATGCCTACCCGATTCTCTGGCTTATTCTCTCTTCCTTCCGGGAGAACCGGGAGATCTTCTCCTCTCCGTTCGCGCTGCCGGAGCAGATTCATCTGCAAAACTGGTCCAAAGCCTGGACGGTCGGCAATATGAGCACCTACGCCAGCAACAGTGTAATTGTCACCTCGGTCACCGTTGCGGGTATTCTGCTCTTCGCCAGCCTCGCAGCCTTCGCCTTCAGCAAGCTGCGCTTCCGCGGCAGCAGCCTGCTGATGCTGCTGTTCGTCTTCGGACTGTTCATGCCGCTGCAATCCTTTTTCATCGCGCAGAGCTATATTTTTGAGCAGCTGAATCTGAAGGATTCTTATATGGGCTTAATTCTCCCTTATATCGGCACCGGACTGCCGCTGGCCATCTTCCTGCTCAAGGCGTACTTGGACTCGATCCCGAAAGAGCTGCTGGAGGCTGCCCGGATTGACGGCTGCGGCGACTGGCGGATGTACGGCAGAATCATCCTTCCGCTCTTGATTCCGAATATGGCTACCGTGGGGATCTTCTCTGCGCTGAATGCCTGGAATGAGCTGCTGCTGGCTATGCTGTATATCCAGGACGACTCCCTGAAGACGATTCCGGTAGGTCTGCTGGCCTTCTCCAGCCGCTATATGACCGACTATAAGCTGCTGTTCTCCGCACTGGCGATGATTACGCTCCCGATGATTATCGTCTACCTCTTCTTCCACCGCTATATCGTGGCTGGCCTGACTGAAGGGGCGCTGAAATAA
- a CDS encoding carbohydrate ABC transporter permease, whose protein sequence is MSGRSNKLSPYLFISPALLLFGFVVLVPVLMTFVFSFYDWNGIGTMRFTGFDNYIRAFQDQVYINSYGHTLIYIVATVLVEVIAGLGLAGLITMGRKGSGIFRLAFFVPVMLPMIVVSYLWKFVYNSDFGLINILLEKIGLESWTRVWLGNPDTALYAICIVSGWVYAGFYMTIFYSGIQRISKEVYESAYLDGAGEAQIFFKIKVPMIRNLVETGIMLCVLTGFQSFDLFYVMTNGGPYNSTEIVTTYLVKVVFTHMSIGYGSALAVIMTIVIAVIGLVAGKMKKKDDGVLEY, encoded by the coding sequence ATGTCCGGCCGAAGCAATAAGCTCTCTCCCTACCTGTTCATCTCTCCCGCCCTCCTGCTGTTTGGCTTCGTTGTCCTGGTCCCCGTGCTGATGACCTTCGTCTTCAGCTTCTACGACTGGAACGGGATCGGCACGATGCGTTTCACCGGCTTCGACAATTACATCCGCGCTTTTCAGGACCAGGTCTACATTAACTCCTACGGACACACGCTGATCTATATTGTTGCTACGGTCCTGGTCGAGGTCATTGCCGGACTCGGACTCGCAGGCTTAATCACGATGGGCCGCAAGGGCAGCGGAATATTCCGGCTAGCCTTCTTCGTCCCCGTCATGCTGCCGATGATTGTCGTCTCCTACCTGTGGAAGTTCGTCTATAATTCCGATTTTGGCCTCATTAATATCCTGCTGGAGAAAATCGGCCTGGAGAGCTGGACCCGTGTCTGGCTTGGCAACCCCGATACCGCGCTGTATGCCATCTGTATCGTCTCCGGCTGGGTGTATGCAGGCTTTTATATGACCATCTTCTATTCCGGAATCCAGCGCATCTCCAAAGAAGTCTACGAATCGGCCTATCTGGACGGCGCAGGGGAAGCACAGATCTTCTTCAAAATCAAAGTTCCCATGATCCGCAATCTGGTGGAGACAGGCATCATGCTGTGTGTGCTCACCGGCTTCCAGTCCTTCGATCTGTTCTATGTCATGACTAACGGGGGGCCTTACAATTCAACCGAGATCGTGACCACCTATCTGGTCAAGGTCGTCTTCACCCATATGAGCATCGGCTACGGCTCCGCGCTGGCCGTCATTATGACGATTGTAATCGCGGTGATCGGGCTGGTGGCCGGAAAAATGAAGAAGAAGGACGACGGTGTCCTAGAGTATTAG